The nucleotide window AATGGAATTATTAAATCAGTTAAAGAAGTTTTAAAAAGAAAATATGAAACTATTTAAAAAAATATTTTTTATTGTTGTTACAATTGGTGCTTTGTATCTTATTTCTTCATGTGGCAACGGTACTAATAACGATAACAAGAATACAGATTCACTTACAACGAAAAATATTAACATTCCCGATTTTAATTCCGATAGCGCCTATAATTATATTGCAAAGCAGGTTGAATTCGGGCCACGTGTGCCGAATTCTATTTCACATAAAAAATGTGCAGCATATCTTGTTGAAATGTTGAAAAAATATTGCGATACTGTTTATGTTCAGGAAGCAAAGGTTAAAGCGTTTGACGGGAAAATGCTCGAAATGAAAAATATTATTGGCTCGATAAAACCAGATATTAATAACCGTATTTTTATTTCATCGCATTGGGATTCGCGTCCTTTTGCCGACCATGACCCTGATGTAAAAAATCAGAAGGACCCTGTACCTGCCGCTAATGACGGTGCAAGCGGGGTTGGTGTTATTATTGAATTAGCACGTTTACTGCATAGCAACCAACCTCCGATAGGAATTGATTTTATTCTTTTTGATACTGAAGATTACGGACAGCCTGAAGTAAGCGACTATCCCGAGCAGCCAGAT belongs to Bacteroidales bacterium and includes:
- a CDS encoding M28 family peptidase, with the translated sequence MKLFKKIFFIVVTIGALYLISSCGNGTNNDNKNTDSLTTKNINIPDFNSDSAYNYIAKQVEFGPRVPNSISHKKCAAYLVEMLKKYCDTVYVQEAKVKAFDGKMLEMKNIIGSIKPDINNRIFISSHWDSRPFADHDPDVKNQKDPVPAANDGASGVGVIIELARLLHSNQPPIGIDFILFDTEDYGQPEVSDYPEQPDSWCLGSQYWSKNPHVKKYYAKYGILLDMVGAENATFYKEGVSMQYAPDIVKKVWDAASGIGYSDYFLFAESGELIDDHKYINEIAHIPTIDIIHRDADSKSGFYKYWHTTKDDMAGINKNTLKAVGQTLLKVIFEEDSYASK